A DNA window from Micromonospora sp. NBC_01739 contains the following coding sequences:
- a CDS encoding ThuA domain-containing protein yields the protein MPRLSRGRATLDPLAVALLALALVLTAAPFPIARPTAAQAAGRTTTQAAAPTTAQAAAAEPFSVLVFSKTAGFRHDSIPAGIRAIQQLGTANNFTVVTTEDGAAFTDTNLARFKAVIWLSTTGDVLNATQQSAFERYIRAGGGYVGVHAASDTEYDWAWYGQLVGAYFNSHPANQTATVKVEDTTHESTRHLPDRWSRFDEWYNFRTNPRARQVQVLASLDERSYSPGSGAMGHDHPIAWCQNYDGGRSWYTGGGHTQESFANAEFLQHLLGGIQTAAGVVHADCGAGRAANFEKVTLDSNTSNPMELDIAEDGRVFYIERDGRVQIIKPDTGQTVTALRLSVFAGNEDGLLGIRLDPNFSSNGWIWLYYAPSAGGSRNYLSRFTVTGDTISASSERVVLEVPTQRNTCCHMGGTMTFDSAGNLYLATGDNTNPFESSGYSPLDERSGRADYDAQRTAGNTNDLRGKVLRIRPQADGTYTIPSGNLFAPGTARTRPEIYAMGLRNPFRIGIDPVTNVLYVADYGPDATTTNANRGPEGLVEWNIVDRPGNFGWPYCHGNNQAYNDYQFPSGPSGAKFNCSAPVNNSPNNTGLTDLPAAIPATVDYGYGGDSRFPEIGGGGAPMAGPVYRFDPTTSSRRQWPAYFDGKSIFGEWNQSRMYTMQVSRDGKTLVDINRILDQMTFVRPMDMEFGPDGALYLIEWGSGFGGNNDNSGVYRIDYTAGARAPIAVAAATPTSGAPPLAVTFSSAGSRDPDGGTLTYAWTFGDGGTSTQANPTHTYTRSGSYTAQLRVTNPAGRSAVANVPITVGNTAPTVTIEFPPDGGFFAWGDQVAYTIRVTDPEDGTIDCDEVELQVLLGHDEHAHPLERHTGCTGTVQTQLADGHGADANVFTVLEATYTDRGGSDGAEPQTGRALKILQPKRKEAEYFSATGRVAGATGGGTAGVEKETTGDTAGGGQNIGFIEDGDWWSVSPASLTGVTSIQFRVASATSGGRIEVRAGAADGPLITTATVAGTEGWQTYTDVTAQIPNGASSEGGLYFVARDPNRGTGTLFNVNWMNFVGPGVSGNAPPTVTATATPTSGTAPLAVTFTGTASDPDGDTPLTYAWDFGDGGTATTLNATHTYTTAGNYTATLTVTDSRGARGQATVQIRVDGPGGNEPCQVEQGPQRSDEFTGTALDRQRWTSVVRDSQGYSLTGGALRLPTAAGDLYGTRNDATNLVLQPAPSGAWQATTRVTVAARADYQQAGLILYGNDDNYAKLDLVYGGNRKVEFIRESAGTPRNESADATAAPTGDTIHLRLTSDGTNLTAAYSTDGQTFTPVGRSAALAGITNPRIGLFALNGGTTAPVLNADFDWFRITPEATTGTSATPSDEFTGSSLEKCRWNAIVREEATRYRVTDGALRIDVPNGDIYGTSNTGPTNFILQNSPAGNWTIQTRVDGSLFNEQYQQAGLLVYADDDNYLKFDYVTDNAAGQTISRRIEFRSEVGGVVQSTQPQATGLTQGIWHLRLSRSGSTYTAAYSADGTSWTSLGSLTSTAVGTTPKVGLFTLGANQTASKTAAFDYFRLTPG from the coding sequence GTGCCCCGACTCAGCCGCGGGCGAGCAACGCTCGACCCGTTAGCCGTGGCGCTACTCGCCCTGGCACTCGTTCTGACCGCCGCGCCGTTCCCGATCGCCCGCCCCACAGCCGCCCAGGCCGCCGGCCGTACCACCACCCAGGCCGCCGCCCCCACCACCGCTCAGGCCGCGGCGGCGGAGCCGTTCTCCGTCCTGGTGTTCTCCAAGACCGCCGGGTTCCGCCACGACTCGATTCCCGCCGGCATCCGGGCCATCCAACAGCTCGGCACCGCGAACAACTTCACCGTCGTCACCACTGAGGACGGTGCCGCCTTCACCGACACCAACCTGGCCAGGTTCAAGGCGGTCATCTGGTTGTCGACCACCGGTGACGTGCTCAACGCCACTCAGCAGTCGGCCTTCGAGCGCTACATCCGGGCCGGTGGCGGATACGTCGGGGTGCACGCCGCCTCCGACACGGAGTACGACTGGGCCTGGTACGGCCAACTGGTCGGCGCCTACTTCAACAGCCACCCGGCCAACCAGACCGCCACCGTGAAGGTCGAGGACACCACCCACGAGTCGACCCGGCACCTGCCGGACCGGTGGTCCCGCTTCGACGAGTGGTACAACTTCCGCACCAACCCCCGCGCCCGTCAGGTGCAGGTGCTGGCCTCGCTGGACGAGCGCAGCTACAGCCCGGGCAGCGGAGCGATGGGGCACGACCACCCGATCGCCTGGTGCCAGAACTACGACGGTGGCCGGTCCTGGTACACCGGTGGCGGGCACACCCAGGAGTCCTTCGCCAACGCCGAGTTCCTCCAGCACCTGCTCGGCGGAATCCAGACCGCGGCCGGGGTGGTGCACGCCGACTGCGGCGCCGGTCGGGCCGCCAACTTCGAGAAGGTGACGCTGGACAGCAACACCAGCAACCCGATGGAGCTGGACATCGCCGAGGACGGGCGGGTCTTCTACATCGAGCGCGACGGCCGGGTCCAGATCATCAAGCCGGACACCGGGCAGACCGTCACCGCCCTGCGGCTGAGTGTCTTCGCCGGCAACGAGGACGGCCTGCTGGGCATCCGCCTCGACCCCAACTTCAGCAGCAACGGGTGGATCTGGCTCTACTACGCCCCGAGCGCGGGCGGGTCCCGCAACTACCTGTCCCGGTTCACCGTCACCGGTGACACGATCAGCGCGTCCAGCGAACGGGTCGTCCTGGAGGTGCCCACCCAGCGCAACACCTGCTGCCACATGGGCGGGACGATGACCTTCGACTCGGCCGGCAACTTGTACCTGGCCACCGGGGACAACACCAACCCCTTCGAGTCCAGCGGATACAGCCCCTTGGACGAGCGCTCCGGGCGCGCGGACTACGACGCCCAGCGTACCGCCGGCAACACCAACGACCTGCGCGGCAAGGTGCTGCGGATCCGGCCCCAGGCCGACGGGACGTACACCATCCCGAGCGGGAACCTGTTCGCCCCGGGCACCGCCCGGACCCGTCCGGAGATCTACGCGATGGGTCTGCGCAACCCCTTCCGGATCGGCATCGACCCGGTGACCAATGTGCTCTACGTCGCCGACTACGGCCCGGACGCCACCACCACCAACGCGAACCGGGGCCCGGAGGGCCTGGTGGAGTGGAACATCGTCGACCGGCCCGGCAACTTCGGCTGGCCGTACTGCCACGGCAACAACCAGGCGTACAACGACTACCAGTTCCCGTCCGGGCCGAGCGGGGCCAAGTTCAACTGCTCCGCGCCGGTGAACAACTCCCCCAACAACACCGGTCTGACCGACCTGCCGGCGGCCATCCCGGCCACGGTGGACTACGGCTACGGCGGCGACAGCCGCTTCCCGGAGATCGGCGGCGGCGGAGCGCCGATGGCCGGCCCGGTCTACCGGTTCGACCCGACCACCTCGTCCCGCCGCCAGTGGCCGGCGTACTTCGACGGCAAGTCGATCTTCGGCGAGTGGAACCAGTCGCGGATGTACACCATGCAGGTCAGCCGGGACGGCAAGACCCTCGTGGACATCAACCGGATCCTCGACCAGATGACCTTCGTCCGGCCGATGGACATGGAGTTCGGCCCGGACGGCGCGCTCTACCTGATCGAGTGGGGCAGCGGCTTCGGCGGCAACAACGACAACTCCGGGGTCTACCGGATCGACTACACCGCCGGGGCCCGGGCTCCGATCGCGGTGGCCGCGGCGACCCCCACCTCGGGGGCTCCCCCGCTGGCGGTCACCTTCTCCAGCGCCGGATCCCGCGACCCGGACGGTGGCACCCTCACCTACGCCTGGACCTTCGGTGACGGTGGCACCTCCACCCAGGCCAACCCGACCCACACGTACACCCGGTCCGGCAGCTACACCGCGCAGTTGCGGGTGACCAACCCGGCGGGCCGCAGCGCGGTGGCGAACGTGCCGATCACGGTCGGCAACACCGCCCCGACCGTCACCATCGAGTTCCCCCCGGACGGCGGCTTCTTCGCCTGGGGTGACCAGGTCGCGTACACCATCCGGGTGACCGACCCAGAGGACGGCACGATCGACTGCGACGAGGTCGAACTCCAGGTGCTGCTGGGTCACGACGAGCACGCCCATCCCCTGGAGCGGCACACCGGCTGCACCGGCACGGTGCAGACCCAGCTGGCCGACGGTCACGGGGCGGACGCGAACGTCTTCACCGTGCTGGAGGCGACCTACACCGACCGGGGTGGTTCCGACGGAGCCGAGCCGCAGACCGGCCGGGCCCTGAAGATCCTCCAGCCCAAGCGCAAGGAGGCCGAGTACTTCTCGGCCACCGGCCGGGTGGCCGGTGCCACCGGGGGCGGCACCGCCGGGGTGGAGAAGGAGACCACCGGTGACACCGCCGGCGGCGGGCAGAACATCGGCTTCATCGAGGACGGCGACTGGTGGTCGGTCAGCCCGGCCAGCCTGACCGGGGTCACCTCGATCCAGTTCCGGGTAGCCTCGGCTACCTCCGGTGGCCGGATCGAGGTCCGGGCCGGGGCCGCCGACGGTCCCCTGATCACCACTGCCACGGTGGCCGGCACCGAGGGCTGGCAGACCTACACCGACGTCACCGCGCAGATACCCAACGGCGCCTCCTCGGAGGGCGGGCTGTACTTCGTCGCCCGGGACCCCAACCGGGGCACCGGAACCCTGTTCAACGTCAACTGGATGAACTTCGTCGGCCCTGGGGTCAGCGGCAACGCCCCACCGACGGTCACCGCCACGGCCACCCCGACCAGCGGGACCGCGCCACTGGCCGTGACCTTCACCGGTACGGCGTCCGACCCGGACGGGGACACCCCGCTGACGTACGCCTGGGACTTCGGCGACGGTGGCACGGCGACCACCCTCAACGCCACCCACACCTACACCACGGCGGGCAACTACACCGCCACCCTGACGGTCACCGACAGTCGGGGTGCCCGGGGCCAGGCCACCGTGCAGATCCGGGTCGACGGGCCCGGGGGCAATGAGCCCTGCCAGGTGGAGCAGGGGCCCCAACGGTCGGACGAGTTCACCGGCACCGCGCTGGATCGCCAGCGGTGGACCAGTGTGGTGCGGGACAGCCAGGGGTACTCGCTGACCGGGGGTGCCCTGCGCCTGCCCACCGCGGCGGGTGACCTGTACGGCACCCGCAACGACGCGACCAACCTGGTGCTCCAGCCCGCGCCCAGCGGGGCCTGGCAGGCGACCACCCGGGTCACCGTCGCGGCCCGGGCCGACTACCAGCAGGCCGGCCTGATCCTGTACGGCAACGACGACAACTACGCCAAGCTGGATCTGGTCTACGGCGGCAACCGCAAGGTGGAGTTCATCCGGGAGAGTGCCGGCACCCCGCGCAACGAAAGCGCGGACGCCACGGCCGCTCCCACCGGTGACACCATCCACCTGCGACTGACCAGTGACGGGACGAACCTGACCGCGGCCTACTCGACCGACGGGCAGACCTTCACCCCGGTGGGTCGGTCCGCTGCCCTGGCCGGGATCACCAACCCCCGGATCGGTCTGTTCGCCCTCAACGGCGGCACCACCGCCCCGGTCCTGAACGCGGACTTCGACTGGTTCCGGATCACCCCGGAGGCCACGACGGGTACGAGCGCCACACCCTCGGACGAGTTCACCGGCAGCAGCCTGGAGAAGTGCCGGTGGAACGCCATCGTGCGGGAGGAGGCGACCCGGTACCGGGTGACCGACGGTGCGCTGCGCATCGATGTACCCAACGGTGACATCTACGGCACCAGCAACACCGGGCCGACGAACTTCATCCTGCAGAACAGTCCGGCCGGGAACTGGACGATCCAGACCCGGGTCGACGGCAGCCTGTTCAACGAGCAGTACCAGCAGGCGGGTCTGCTGGTGTACGCCGACGACGACAACTACCTGAAGTTCGACTACGTCACGGACAACGCGGCCGGTCAAACGATCTCGCGACGGATCGAGTTCCGTAGTGAGGTCGGCGGGGTGGTGC